The sequence ttctggctaacatggtgaaaccccatctctactaaaaaatacaaaaaatgagccgggtgtggtggtgggcgcctgtagtcccagctacttgggaggctgaggcaggagaatggcatgaacccaggaggcggagcttgcagagaactgagatcgcgccactgcactccaatgtgggtgacagagcgagactctgtctcaaaaacaaaacaaaacaaaacaaaacaaacaggctTTTTAGAACAACCAGCCCTCCAAAAGAACTTCTGATGGTTCACTCTCACCTACAGAACAAAGCCCAGCTTTCAAGGTATTTGAACATTCAGCCCCTAACCCACCCTTCCAGACTTCTCCTGCACCCTACAAACCAGCCACATAGAACCCCTTCCTTGTGCCTAGTAGAAGTGGTCATCATTGGGCATCTCTTTGTTTTGGTCATGAGGTCCCTTCAGTTTACAATGTCTTTCCCATTTTCTCCCAAACATctatcaagcttgtccaacctccAGCCCACGGGCCACATGCGGCCAAGGACGGCTtggaatgcagcccaacacaaattcataaactttcttaaaacattgtgagattttttttcacaattttttttagcttatcaGCAATCGTGTtcgtgtattttatgtgtggtccaagacaattattctcccagtgtggcccagggaagccaaaagattggagaCCCGTGATCTAAATACTCTATGTACTTTAAGGTCATTTTCACTGCTGTTTCTTCCCAGAAATGTCTAGGTCCTTCGGGTAGaaataatctttttcttcttgttattaTCTGTATGTTCTTTTTAGTCCTAGCTTCTGAGGCCTATAAGGTTAAACTGTTCTCAGCTTCATGGAATTGTTCAGTAGAGTAAAAACAGTATGCAATTTCACTTAGTTTGTCAAAATCCAGAAACATACTTTTGAATTGCTAAAAAAAAGATccacaggccgggtgcagtggcttatgcctataatcccagcactttgggaggccgaagcgggcagatcacctgaggttgggagtttaagaccagactgaagaaaccccgtctctactaaaaatacaaaattagccgggcgtggtggtgcatgctggtagtcccagctacttgggaagctgaggcaggagaatcacttgaacctgggaggtggaggttgtggtgagctgacatcatgccattgcactccagcctgggcaacaagagcaaaactcgatctcaaaaaaaaaaaaaaaaatccacaggatTAATAAACAAAacctggctgggcagggtggctcagacctgtaatcccagtaccttgggaggctgaggtgggaggatcacttgaacccagcagtttgagaccagcctgggcaacatagcaagaccccatctttatttaaaagaaaaaaaattaaaataaacaaaacctaaaGGTTTTAcagtttaactcttttttttttttttgagacagagtctcactctgtcacccatcgaaggtgcaatcctcccaccacagtctccagagtagctgggacgacacccaactttttttttttttttttgagacagagtttcactcttgttgcccaggctggagtgcaatggcatgatcttggctcacggcaacctccgcctcccaggttcaagcaattctcctgcctcagcctcctgagtagctgggattacaggcatgcgccaccatgcccagctaattttgtatttttagtagagacagggtttctccatgttggtcaggctggtcttgaactttcgacctcaggtgatctgcccacctcagcctcccaaagtgctgggattacagatgtgagccactgtacccagcatttttttaatatttagtagagacaaggtctggttatgttgcccaggctggtctcaaacccctgagttcaaatgatcctcccacctagacctcccaaagtgctggaagtacaggcatgagtcacctcacctggctcagtaatattttaaaagaatggtgAGAATGTATATTTCTTAATATACACAAAGTATATTAAGAAAGTataagcctggcatggtggctcacgcctgtaatcccagcaatttggtacgctgaggtgggtggatcacctgaggtcaggagttcgagaccagcctggctaacgtgacaaaaccctgtctccactaaaaatacaaaaattagctgagcgtgctggtgggcacctgtagtctcagctactcaggaggccgagacaggagaattacttgaactcaggagacagaggttgcaatgagtagagatcacgccattgcacttcagcctgggcaacagggtgagactctgtctcaaaaaaaaaaaaaaaaaaggtatatttggGGGCcaggcagctcacacctgtaatcccagcagtttgggaggccaaggtgggcagatcaattgagcccaggagttcaagaccagtctgggcaacctgatgaaaccccatctctacaaataaaaatacaaaaattagctgggcatggtggcacatgcctgtagtcccagctactcaggaaactgaggcatgaggatcacttgagccacggaagtggaggttgcagtgagttgagatcatgccactgctctccagcctgcactgcactccagcctgggcgacagagggagaccctgtctcaaataaataaataagtatatttgtcaacaaacattttaaaatatttgataagacAAGTATAAATGTATATTAGCAAAATTATCAATGATCTTTGACCCTGGAGagatttcatttctaattgtacATCAGCACAAcagctttcattttcttaaatccCAAATCAAGCAAAAATGCTTGAAAAGAAAGAGCacagcaggctgggcgtggtggctcacgcctgtaatcccaacactttggaaggccaaggcaggcagaccatcttaggtcaggagttcaagaccagcctggccaacatggtgaaaccctgtctctactaaagatacaaaaattaggtgggcatggtggcatgcacctgtaatcccagctactggggaggctaaggcacgagaattgcttgaacctgggagacagagtttgcagtgagccaagatcatgccactgcaactgcactccagcctgggcaataagagggagactctgtctcaaacatagatagatagatagatagatagatagatagatagatagatagatagatagatagatagatagatagatagcaggccaggcacagtggctcacacttgtaatcccagctctttgggaggcgaagtgggaggatcacctgaagttgggagttcaagaccagtcttaccaacatggagaaaccccatctctactaaaaatacaaaattagctgggtgtggtggtgtgcacccgtaatcccagctactcgggaggctgaggcaggagaatcgcttgaaccagtgaggcggaggttccagtgagtgtgaggtcatgccattgcactccagcctgggcaacaagagcaaaactccatctcaaaaataaataaataaataaataaataaataaaataaaaattaaaaatagcatagCACCTTGCTTTGACCCCAGTTGTCTGTGAGATACAGACAATCTTACCACCTGGACACTTCCAAGGCTCCCTGTCTGCACGTCCTTCACTTTCTACTTTACATTAGGATTATCTGTGGCAAATCCGCCCAGAACCTCCTGGAGAGCAGAATCTACATCGGATCATCTTTGTGACCCTCAAGGGTACCCAGGGccaccccagagattctgatttaattgaccAAGTCAAGCATGGGATTGAATGAGGTTTCAGTATATTTTAGAAACCTCCAACAGGATTCTTATTTCCAGTGTGGACTGAGAACTGCTGAGTCCCAACTCATTCTTGGTgctaataagtatttattaagtcaatgaataaattaacacAGTGCCATCTCTTGATAGTCACAACAGGAAAGGCAGCTGGGAAATAGTATGCACATTTTACAGTTGGAAAAACAAACTCAGAAAGCAAAGACCATTCTCATCATCACCTCGGTGGAGCCAGTAGCCCTAGGAAATATTCCCCCCACCAGAGAGAGCCACTGTCTACACAAGAGCAGTGCTCCTCAGCTTCTGCCAGGGTGGGGGCTTGAGACTAAGAATGGAGGTGTAGGCAGAGGTGAGGGTTTCAGCGTGGGTTTCAAGTCTGTCTCCCTGGTTCTGTGGGTAATTCTCaggagggtggagggaagggagggtgCAGGGTTGGCCTGTCCATCAGGCTGTGTCGCTTACATAAAATCCAGATGGAAAAGCTAAGAACTCTACAGGTATTCTACCCAGGAATACCCCGCCTCCACTGCCAGGACGGAGAGCTCCCAGATATCCAGGTCAGATTCTCCTCATTCTTGAATTATCTACACAGTCCCTCCCACGTCCCAGCCCAGCAAAGCTTCCGACCCCTGGGCCTCAAACTGCAATGCACCCTGCAATGCAATAGGAACCACCCAGTCTCCAGCAGCGTCCATCCGCCCACTCGAGCCCACTTGTTTGCGGACCACAGAGCGGCAGCACATCCCCACACGCGGCTGTCAGGGAAGGTCAACGCGCTAGAGTGCAAGAGCCTTTGCTTTGCGGATTGCCGCAGCGCGGGGTGTGGGCGCAGGTGGGGCTAGAGAGCTGGGTTTTGAAAGAGTGAACCGCAAAGCTGAGGATGCCGAGCAAGATACAGATCTGGCAGGAGCAGAGAAAAAACGCTCCTGCCTCTGAACCCCTCCCACCTCGCATCACCTGACAAGTCTCTCCAGGTCTGGTGTCCGGAAATCCCACCTCTTCAAAGCCTCGCCCTTCGAAACATCAGAAAGTAACCCCCTTGACCGCCCCGGCTCTCCCCCCACACCCCCGTCAAGccgcagtatttttttttttttttttttttgagacggagtctcgctctgtcgcccaggctggagtgcagtggcacagtctcggctcactgcaagctccacctcccgggtttacgccattctcctgcctcagcctcccgagtagctgggactacaggctcccgccacatcgcctggctagttttttgtgtttttttagtagagacggggtttcaccatgttaaccaggatggtctcgatctcctgacctcgtgatccgcccatctcggcctcccaaagtgctgggattacaggcttgagccaccgcgcccggccagtatttttttttttaactgggtgAGGGCTAGAAGGAGCGGTAGAGATTGATTCATTCTAGCCAAACACCTCTcttaacaaaaaaaggaaactgaaccCCGATTAGCGAAATGTCTTGCTCAAGTCCATAAAGCGAGACCACCGGCTGATCTGGACCCTTAGAATCTACCCACCCTTCACTTCCCCTCCCCAGCTACCTGTTGCCATGGTGATGAGAACAGGCTCCTGCTGAGGCTCTGGCTGTCGTCGCAAGaggctggagaggctgaggaCTGGGCTGGACATGCTGACCATCAGCCAAGCCCCATCCAGGGCCCGCGGGCAGTTCCGCGCCGGGGTCAGGCCGCTGGCCCAGTTCGCAGAGGCGGGGAGAGGGACGAAGCGGCTCATCTCACAGTGTGGTGCGGGGGCGTCCCGGGGGTACCGCCTGAAGGCAGCCTGGAGGAAGCCCGCGGGGTCTGAGTGTAGAGAAGGAAGTTGCAGCTGTAGAGTCACCGCAGGGAAACGGGCTGGAAGGGCAGCGTTCAGGGAACTTCAAATGCACAGACTACCCCATAGTGAGACTCACTTTATAGAGGGGGAAGCTGAGGCCCGAGGTCACTGCCGGATCTAAAGAGGAGGGGGTTTCGGTGGAGGCGACAGAGGTAGGGGGGCGGCGAGTCCCTAAAGACTCACCGTGCACATTGAGGTAGAGCTCAGGGTCGAGGTCCGGCCGGGGCGGCGGTTCCCCCTGTCCCTGGCGCAACAGCAGTGCACCGGGTCTCTTGGCCAGACCCTTTCCGCTCGTATCCTCCACGAACCAACACTCGATCACCGCGGGTCCTGCCGAGACGGCGGTCGCCAGGCCTGGCGTATAGGGGCGCGAGTGAGGGGCGGCTTGGATATCTGGTGACCTGCCCACTCCCACCCACCCTGGCGTCGGCTCCAGTGGGGCCACCTCCCCCCGCTTCCCTCTAGTTCCTGGGCGATGAGTCGCGGGGTTCGCTCACCCAAAGCCACAGCGAGGAGCAGAGACAGCGACTTCATGGCTCTGCGACCTCCTCAGCCAGcaaccctcctcttcctcctttcactTTCACTTTCCTCCAAAGGGCGACGGGAGGGGCGGTGGAAATCCCCGCTCTGGTTAGGTGAGGGTGCCTGGGAGACCAGTGTTTCCTCACTGGCCAGGCAGGGACCCGGGAAGATCCTCTCCAGTTCTCACCAGGACACCCCAGTCTTACCGCGCCCTCTTGGACTACACAGCAGCCCCGAGTTCAAGCCCTCCCCAAGCCCAGGCACCCACTCCCCGCTCCCCAACTCCTGTGTGTGCCCTCCAGCATCCACTTGCCCGAAAACCATTACTCCTGCTTTCCCCCATCTGTGCCGCGTCCCCACCAAACACACGGTTGTCGGGAAGCCAAGTAAAtgaccaataaatattttaatcactgttaaaaaaaataaaaaccttgtaCTCCTAAGACTTACTCCCTCCTTGTCTCCACCCACTCCTCCATGAGAACCGAGTTGGGAATTTCCATGGGAAGTGGGGGGTGGCGAGGACAGAGGGTAGAAATAAAGAGCGCATCCTTGAGAGGGGGTAGGTTCTAGGACAAGGGTGGGGCTCAAAGGCCTGGTCTCCACGACAACACAAACACAGACTTCAGGCACAGACTACAACCACCTGACCCCTGACCCTGTGACTGCAAGATGCTCAACACGCCCCCTCTCCTACCCTCCTCGTGCACCCTACTCTGTGGAGCAGGGGCTTCAGTGTACCCatcagagggaaaggaagggcttAGTTCCGGAAATACCTTGGGAGGGAGGGGCTGAGTAGTAGAATGGGCAGGCGATGGTGCAACTGTGGCTCCCCCTCCAGAATATATACAAGTCCACAGAgataaaggaagacaggaagagtgGTGGGAGATCACCCGGGGGTCACAGCGCCCTTGTATCGTGCTTATTCCTTTTCCCGAAAGCTACCCCACCCCAGTAGCCTGCCCCTTCAGTTTGCTCCTCCACCTCCACTGAAGCCCATCTCCACCTTGTGGACGCTGGGTGGGGACCAGACACATCTACTGGACGGGGGCGTGGCCGCACTCGCTTCATCGCCGCTGCCCCCGCCCGTTCCGGGAGACTCTCTCTTGGAAGGCAAGGAAGGCCCCGTGGGCGTCCCAGGCCCAGGTCCGGCTCCACCCCCACCCAGGCGGTGCCGGCGCTCACAGTGTCCTCGGTGGCGCATGAAGCTGTCTCGCCACATGAACTTCTTGGCGCAGACTCCGCACTCGTAGGGCTTGAGACCTGTGTGCGTCTTCATGTGCTCAGTCAGATGGTGCTTCATCTTGAACTTTTTGTTGCACACGGGGCAGTCAAACGGCCGCAGATTGAGATGCATGTTCACGTGCCGGTCCCGCATGCTCTTGTGGGAGAAGGCCTTCCCACAATGGCACAGAAAGATCTTATTCCCGTCCCCGCTGCCAGTCCCTCCAGGGACCCCCCCAACGCTACCCGGCACACCCAGGCTCCCCACCGACGTGCCCCCCACAGTCACTGCCCCGTGTTCTGCTTGGTTCCCTGGTGGTTGGCCAGGAGCCTgtgaggaggaggatgaagacgACGGGAAGACCAAGATCTGGTTGCCCTGCATGTCCAAGGGAAGAAGTGGTcgaggagggtgggagggtgcATAGGAAGAGGGAGTTGGCCCCCCTGAGTCATCAAGACCTGCCCCAGGACCCCCACCCTCATACGGGCCAAAGTCATTGGAGGACTCACAGAAGTTAACCTGCTCCTCTCCCTTGTCTGGGGGCTCACTCAGGGTACGGACATCACTTATGCTGAGGGTAGCCTCAGGCCCTCCCCCTACTGGAACCCTGGAGCTACCCCCTAGctcttcatcttcatcatcctCACAGGTCAACACCaggtcttcctcttcctcttcctcctccagatCTGGGTCTTGGGGAACCAGCGGTGCTGGTGCTGGGCAATTACCACCTCGCTTCACGTATACCCAGTGTTTCTGTGGCACGATGCTAGGGGGTGTGTAGGTGGGTCTCCGGAGCCCAGTCCCAGGAACCACTGCCCCCCTCCCATCCCCACCATCATCGCACAGCTCATCTGCCTCCAGCAGCAGCTTTCCAGATGTGGCCCCCCCACTGCCAACGACAGGGGCTGGGAACACAGGGCCACCTCCTCGACGCTCCCCACTGCCCACTGCAGAAGCTGCAAATGCCTCTTGAGAGGAAGATGAGAAATCAGTGGACTCCCTGGGGCTGAAGTAGTTGCTGCTGCTGGGAGATTGATTCTCACTGGCCCGGCTGGAGGCATGGGAGCGTGCAGAGCCCATGGTAGCAGGGGCCACAGTGCCCCCACTCCCGGATGGGACCCCAGCACCAGGGACAGTGACAGAGGTGGCTGCAGcagtagtgatggtggtggtagctGAGGCCCGGCCTTCTCGGAGTAGTTCAGTGCACTTGTCCACAATGTGCCACATTTGGAGCACAGACCCCACTGTGAGGAAGTTGACAATGTCAGCAGCAGCCATGCTGAGGCGGCCAGTGTAAGCGGAGGCTAGGACAGTCTCAAAGGCGCCTGGGTCCATGACACTGGGCAGTGAGATGGAGGTCATGCCCTTGAGTAGGACCTGATCATGGAAGTAAGGGGAGGAGGCAGCCAGGACAGCCCGATGAGCCCGGAACTCACGGCCCTGCACTCGGATAGACACATCGCAGAGCTGGCCCTGCAGACGCTGCTGATTGAGGGACTCCAGGAGGGCACTGGTCACCTCAGGGAAGGACACATGTACCACCGCAGCTGCTGGCAGGGGTAGTGGGGGCGGAGCCAGCGACAGCGGCAGGGGAAGTGCTGCCccactgggagacagaggagatGGCTCCATGTTGTGGAGGGAGGGGATACCCCCCCAGCCAcaggaacaaagaaaggaagagggcGGCCGGGGGGGtctctgggaagaaaaagagaaaagaataatgaTAACATCTTATAACGACACAGCCCATTACAACTCAAAAATATGTTCACACCCATTATCTGTGTAACTCCCCACAACAGTGAGGTAGGTATTCCTCTCaaccccatttgacagatgaggaaactgaggctcagaaagattacaagattatccaaggtcacacagcaagtggcACCGCCAGCAAACACAGGTATCTGACAAATCCTGTGCCCTTTCCTTGGAGGTTAGAGAAATAAGGTGCTCTTAGGGGGTGGAGTGGCTTCCTTCGGAATTACACCCTATTTCCCATTTACCTGGGAGTCTGACATTCCAAAATCTACCTTTTTGGTGTTTTGC comes from Theropithecus gelada isolate Dixy chromosome 4, Tgel_1.0, whole genome shotgun sequence and encodes:
- the ZBTB22 gene encoding zinc finger and BTB domain-containing protein 22, whose amino-acid sequence is MEPSPLSPSGAALPLPLSLAPPPLPLPAAAVVHVSFPEVTSALLESLNQQRLQGQLCDVSIRVQGREFRAHRAVLAASSPYFHDQVLLKGMTSISLPSVMDPGAFETVLASAYTGRLSMAAADIVNFLTVGSVLQMWHIVDKCTELLREGRASATTTITTAAATSVTVPGAGVPSGSGGTVAPATMGSARSHASSRASENQSPSSSNYFSPRESTDFSSSSQEAFAASAVGSGERRGGGPVFPAPVVGSGGATSGKLLLEADELCDDGGDGRGAVVPGTGLRRPTYTPPSIVPQKHWVYVKRGGNCPAPAPLVPQDPDLEEEEEEEDLVLTCEDDEDEELGGSSRVPVGGGPEATLSISDVRTLSEPPDKGEEQVNFCESSNDFGPYEGGGPGAGLDDSGGPTPSSYAPSHPPRPLLPLDMQGNQILVFPSSSSSSSQAPGQPPGNQAEHGAVTVGGTSVGSLGVPGSVGGVPGGTGSGDGNKIFLCHCGKAFSHKSMRDRHVNMHLNLRPFDCPVCNKKFKMKHHLTEHMKTHTGLKPYECGVCAKKFMWRDSFMRHRGHCERRHRLGGGGAGPGPGTPTGPSLPSKRESPGTGGGSGDEASAATPPSSRCVWSPPSVHKVEMGFSGGGGAN